The sequence below is a genomic window from Desulfobacterales bacterium.
ATTTGAATTTCACCGCGCGCGGCTTCCGGAAACGTTTGAATCGTTTCATCGATCCGTTCATTGATCGCCGCGATATATTGCGGGTGATCAAAATAGTCCGACACATAGTTCAACGCGGCAACGTCCCCGGAATAGACTCTTTTCCACTCGTTAAAGGCTGATCCCGTGGTGGTGATGGAGTAATGGGGATAGAGCGGCAGCAATACGATTTTCTCAAAGCGGTCTGCTGCGACCTTTTCGGCAGTCTCGTGGATGAACGGGTGCCAATAGCGCATGGCCGTGTAGACCCGGGCGCCGGGGTTTTCCACCTGCAGTGCCTCTTGAAGCAGCCGGCGTTGTGCTTCGGTCCATTCATTGATCGGTGATTTGCCGCCGATTTGGCGATACCGCGCCATGACTTTCGGCGCCCGGCGTTTGGAAATGAATTTGGCGAAGAGCCGCTGGCCGAAGGGAATCCGGAAAATGTCGGGATCACTGAAGAGGTGGCATAAAAAGGGTTCGACGGATTCCAAGGAATCCGGCCCGCCGAGGTTCATTAAGACAACCGCATATGCGTTCATAAACAATATTTTTTCCCCGTTAGACCGTTCTGGAATATTTGGCGCTATCTTGCTGGCGCTCGATAA
It includes:
- the hemH gene encoding ferrochelatase, which translates into the protein MNAYAVVLMNLGGPDSLESVEPFLCHLFSDPDIFRIPFGQRLFAKFISKRRAPKVMARYRQIGGKSPINEWTEAQRRLLQEALQVENPGARVYTAMRYWHPFIHETAEKVAADRFEKIVLLPLYPHYSITTTGSAFNEWKRVYSGDVAALNYVSDYFDHPQYIAAINERIDETIQTFPEAARGEIQIVFSAHGTPVRFVKEGDPYSRQIQKTVDGVMTARRHSHPHHLCFQSRVGPVKWLEPSTEKMIEKLATQGNKHLLIVPVSFVSDHIETLFELNVEYREVAERLGIETYRVMTGLNASTTFIAALKDIVLATIK